The DNA segment acagtctacaagggccAACCCTACGGCCCACGCGGGTCCGCAACCGGGTCCGTGTCCGTGGGGGGTgaggggttcccccccccccagcagcccCCAAGAGGGTCCGCCGGCCCCGAGGGTCTCTCCGGCCGCCTAGAAGACGCTCTGGCAGGAGCAGGAGGGCTGcctgggagagggggccgggcctTGGGGGCGGCCGCGGCGCGGGTGAGGGTGCTGGTAGCGGAAGGGCCACCGGCTCCGGTGGTAGGGCTGGACGCCCCcggcctcctcgtcctcctcgtcctcctcgtcccggccccggtcccggtcccgggccccgggcaggCGGGGGCAGCGGCCGCAGCAGTCCAGCGGCCCCCGCCGTCGTCGCCGTCGCCGGCCCCGGGGCTGGAAGAAGAGGCAGACGTAGGGGTCGAGGGCGCCGTGGGTGGCCACCACGACGTCCAGCGCGGAGGCCAGGCCCTCGCCCCCGGCCGGGGGTCCCGCCGCCCAGGCCGCCGCCAGCTCGGCCGCGAAGTAGGGCAGCTGGCAGGCCACGGAGAGCAGGGCGAGGGTCAGGGTCATGTGCAGGCTGCGCGCCTTGGCCCGGGGGAGGCCGGACGGGCCCGTGGCCCGGGTCCGGGTcgaggcccgggccggggtcggggcccgggcgggaggggggtccctCGTCCGTCCCGTCCTCTGGGCCCAGACCAGGCGGCCGCAGGCCACGGCCAGCACGGCCAGCGGGGCGGCCAGGCCGGCGGTGGCCCCGTAGAGGGCGAGGAGCTGCACGTGCCAGCGCGGGCGAGGCCCGGC comes from the Ornithorhynchus anatinus isolate Pmale09 chromosome 1, mOrnAna1.pri.v4, whole genome shotgun sequence genome and includes:
- the GPR150 gene encoding probable G-protein coupled receptor 150, with translation GPDLVLAQLALADLYLCGGWVVPQLLSGEGSGPPPGTSSCRLLRLLRASGLLAPANMLALLALLALEPQRRLGRPRALAALAWLLALLLALPQALVPRDGGREPAGAAPEGSPEAAAPPGPCRLDAGPRPRWHVQLLALYGATAGLAAPLAVLAVACGRLVWAQRTGRTRDPPPARAPTPARASTRTRATGPSGLPRAKARSLHMTLTLALLSVACQLPYFAAELAAAWAAGPPAGGEGLASALDVVVATHGALDPYVCLFFQPRGRRRRRRRGPLDCCGRCPRLPGARDRDRGRDEEDEEDEEAGGVQPYHRSRWPFRYQHPHPRRGRPQGPAPSPRQPSCSCQSVF